A part of Odontesthes bonariensis isolate fOdoBon6 chromosome 23, fOdoBon6.hap1, whole genome shotgun sequence genomic DNA contains:
- the tmem204 gene encoding transmembrane protein 204: MAVQRLVAAAVVVALLSLVLNNVAAFTPSWVFQALEDGRKRNVGLWRMCPGGGEKGRDDLQAGSKVQGTQRQCVTLGWGSEYAGYQESRSTVKLQFNMMRACNLIATVALTAGQLIFLLGLLELPFITQESQWWEEAIAALFQLASFVLVIGLVTFYRIGPYTHLSYSCYMDIAACLLATLAAAMLIWNILHRRDDCLTVPGVIIISRSLASPFHPRLDNDYVESPC; encoded by the exons ATGGCCGTGCAGAGGCTGGTGGCGGCAGCGGTGGTGGTAGCCCTGCTGTCCCTGGTCCTAAACAATGTTGCAGCCTTCACCCCCAGCTGGGTTTTTCAGGCTCTGGAGGATGGGCGCAAGCGGAATGTGGGACTGTGGAGAATGTGCCCCGGTGGAGGGGAAAAGGGCCGTGACGACCTCCAGGCTGGAAGTAAGGTGCAGGGGACACAGCGGCAGTGTGTAACCCTTGGATGGGGCTCCGAGTATGCAGGCTACCAAGAATCCCGCAGCACTGTTAAAT TGCAGTTTAACATGATGCGAGCCTGCAACCTGATAGCGACAGTGGCCCTGACTGCCGGTCAGCTGATCTTCCTTCTAGGCCTGTTGGAGCTGCCCTTCATCACACAAGAATCCCAGTGGTGGGAGGAGGCCATCGCCGCACTCTTCCAGCTCGCCA GTTTCGTACTCGTGATCGGACTTGTGACCTTCTACAGGATCGGGCCCTACACACACCTATCCTACTCCTGCTACATGGACATAGCGGCCTGCCTTCTGGCCACACTGGCTGCAGCCATGCTCATCTGGAACATTTTACACCGACGAGATGACTGCCTCACAGTGCCCGGAGTTATCATCATCAGTCGCTCACTAGCATCACCTTTTCACCCACGTCTGGACAACGACTATGTGGAGTCGCCTTGCTGA